A genomic window from Solanum stenotomum isolate F172 chromosome 10, ASM1918654v1, whole genome shotgun sequence includes:
- the LOC125841817 gene encoding probable methyltransferase PMT14 produces MASKYHGPINRTRRPISILIVIGLCCFCYLIGIWQKSGSGKGDKLALQVTEQTADCNVFPQTTLDFESHHNYVETVETSELTTKRFKSCEAKYTDYTPCHEQDRAMKFPREDMIYRERHCPPDDEKLRCLILAPKGYTTPFPWPKSRDYAYYANVPYKHLTVEKAVQNWVQFQGNVFKFPGGGTMFPRGADAYIDELASVVPIGSGMIRTALDTGCGVASWGAYLLKRNILAMSFAPKDNHEAQVQFALERGVPAVIGVLGSISLPYPSRSFDMSHCSRCLIPWASKEGMYMMEVDRVLRPGGYWILSGPPLNWKTYHRVWNRTKENCRAEQRRIEEYAELLCWEKKYEKGDVAIWRKNINGKSCRRTSANICQTKDADNVWYKKMDACITPYPDVKNSDEVAGGELKKFPARLFAVPPRIANEMVPGVTVESYQEDNKLWKKHVTSYKRSISLLGTTRYHNIMDMNAGLGGFAAALDSPKLWVMNVVPTIAENTLGVVYERGLIGIYHDWCEGFSTYPRTYDLLHANRLFTLYQDKCEFEDILLEMDRVLRPEGAVILRDGVEVLNKVRKIAAGLRWDTKLLDHEDGPLVPEKIFVAVKQYVVEGDEDQSTPNDN; encoded by the exons ATGGCATCCAAGTATCACGGACCAATCAACAGAACACGGAGACCGATCTCTATATTAATTGTAATTGGTCTTTGCTGTTTCTGTTATCTAATAGGAATTTGGCAGAAAAGTGGATCCGGAAAGGGAGATAAATTAGCACTACAAGTGACTGAGCAAACTGCTGACTGCAATGTTTTTCCACAAACCACTCTGGATTTTGAGTCACACCATAATTATGTGGAAACGGTTGAAACTTCAGAACTAACAACTAAAAGATTCAAATCATGTGAAGCTAAATACACTGACTATACTCCCTGCCATGAACAAGACCGAGCTATGAAATTCCCACGGGAAGATATGATATATAGAGAAAGGCATTGCCCTCCAGATGATGAAAAGCTTCGTTGTCTGATTCTAGCACCCAAAGGATACACAACTCCATTTCCATGGCCAAAAAGCCGTGATTATGCCTACTATGCTAATGTTCCTTACAAACACTTGACAGTTGAGAAGGCAGTCCAGAACTGGGTACAGTTTCAGGGAAACGTTTTCAAATTTCCAGGAGGAGGTACAATGTTCCCTAGAGGAGCAGATGCATATATTGATGAACTTGCTTCCGTGGTTCCAATTGGAAGTGGCATGATACGAACTGCTCTTGACACTGGTTGTGGg GTTGCTAGCTGGGGTGCTTACTTGCTGAAGAGAAATATTCTGGCAATGTCATTTGCACCTAAGGACAATCATGAAGCACAAGTGCAATTTGCTTTGGAGCGAGGTGTACCTGCTGTTATTGGAGTTCTTGGTTCCATAAGCCTTCCATACCCATCAAGATCATTTGACATGTCTCATTGTTCTCGGTGTCTGATTCCCTGGGCATCAAAAG AGGGCATGTACATGATGGAAGTTGATCGAGTTCTGAGACCTGGTGGATACTGGATTCTGTCTGGTCCTCCACTCAATTGGAAGACCTATCACAGAGTCTGGAACAGGACCAAGGAGAATTGTAGAGCCGAGCAAAGAAGGATTGAAGAGTATGCTGAGCTTCTTTGCTGGGAGAAGAAATACGAAAAAGGTGATGTAGCTATATGGAGGAAAAACATAAATGGAAAATCATGCAGAAGAACATCCGCCAACATATGTCAAACAAAGGATGCTGATAATGTCTG GTATAAGAAGATGGATGCATGCATAACCCCCTACCCCGATGTCAAGAATTCTGATGAAGTAGCTGGAGGAGAATTGAAGAAGTTTCCTGCTAGGCTTTTTGCAGTTCCCCCACGTATAGCCAATGAAATGGTTCCTGGGGTAACAGTTGAGTCTTATCAAGAGGATAATAAGCTTTGGAAGAAACACGTCACTTCTTACAAGAGGAGCATTAGCCTACTTGGCACCACTAGATATCACAACATAATGGACATGAATGCCGGACTTGGAGGATTTGCAGCAGCACTAGACTCTCCTAAACTGTGGGTGATGAATGTTGTGCCAACTATTGCTGAAAACACTCTTGGTGTCGTATATGAGAGGGGCTTAATTGGCATATACCATGACTG GTGTGAAGGCTTCTCTACATACCCGAGAACGTATGACCTTCTTCATGCTAATCGCTTGTTCACTCTGTACCAGGACAA GTGTGAATTTGAAGATATTCTCCTAGAAATGGACCGTGTTCTGCGTCCTGAAGGTGCAGTCATTCTTCGAGATGGAGTTGAAGTCTTGAACAAGGTTAGGAAAATCGCCGCGGGCCTGAGATGGGACACTAAATTATTAGATCATGAAGATGGACCCTTGGTGCCTGAGAAAATCTTTGTTGCTGTCAAACAATATGTTGTTGAAGGTGATGAAGACCAAAGCACGCCAAACGACAATTGA
- the LOC125841819 gene encoding uncharacterized protein LOC125841819 has protein sequence MASSPRTRPSSRSPNPKPTINKTSSSSSSRPSTSSRSIPLQPSSNLFPSSKSEFSRFIAVVVVASTVAFSCNYVFTYLNSQPKPFCDSNSDFDDSLSDFCEPCPLNGVCHEGKLECAHGYRRLGNLCVEDSNINEAAKKLSKLVEGLLCEEHAQYSCTGTGTVWVQGNQLWEKVNESKIMDEYGLSEAVYAHAMKRAMEALRKVLETRLNDHGIEELKCPPLLVLHYTPVSCRIQQWILEHALLLVPACALLLGCVFTLLKFRRRYYLSVKAEQIYNEACDVLEEKAVSARSMTGEHEPWVVASLLRDHLLSPKERKDPMLWKKVEQLVQEDSRLERYPKMVKGECKVVWEWQVEGSLSSSGKRKKAKEIRLASGQHTDLSPQQKNWAWKAKEPVKC, from the exons ATGGCTTCCAGTCCTCGAACACGACCATCTTCTCGAagccctaaccctaaacccacCATAAACAAaacttcctcctcttcttcttctcgtCCTTCTACATCATCCAGAAGTATTCCTTTACAACCTTCCTCAAATTTATTCCCTTCCTCTAAATCGGAGTTTTCAAGGTTCATCGCCGTCGTCGTCGTTGCCTCCACCGTCGCATTTTCCTGCAACTATGTTTTCACCTATCTCAATAGCCAACCTAAACCTTTCTGCGACAGTAATTCCGATTTCGACGATTCTCTCTCCG ACTTCTGTGAGCCTTGTCCACTTAATGGAGTATGTCATGAAGGCAAATTAGAGTGTGCTCATGGCTACCGGAGGCTTGGGAACTTATGTGTTGAAGATTCAAATATAAATGAAGCAGCTAAAAAGCTT TCAAAGTTAGTAGAAGGTCTTCTTTGTGAAGAACATGCTCAATATTCATGCACTGGCACTGGCACTGTTTGG GTTCAAGGTAACCAATTGTGGGAAAAAGTGAATGAATCTAAAATAATGGATGAGTATGGATTGAGTGAGGCTGTTTATGCTCATGCCATGAAAAGAGCAATGGAGGCACTTCGCAAGGTTTTAGAGACAAGACTGAATGATCATGG AATTGAAGAGCTGAAGTGTCCACCTTTGCTGGTCCTACATTATACACCAGTTTCCTGTCGCATCCAGCAGTGGATTCTTGAGCATGCTTTGTTATTGGTTCCAGCTTGTGCATTG CTCCTGGGATGCGTTTTCACATTGTTAAAATTCCGTCGGAGGTACTACTTGTCAGTTAAAGCGGAACAGATATATAATGAG GCTTGTGATGTTCTTGAAGAGAAGGCAGTGAGTGCAAGAAGTATGACTGGCGAGCATGAACCTTGGGTGGTGGCATCACTGTTACGTGATCATCTTCTTTCACCCAAGGAAAGAAAAGATCCAATGTTATGGAAAAAG GTTGAGCAGCTGGTTCAAGAAGACTCTCGTCTAGAGAGATATCCTAAGATGGTCAAAGGTGAATGTAAGGTGGTCTGGGAGTGGCAAG TTGAGGGTTCTTTAAGCTCTTCGGGCAAGAGGAAGAAGGCCAAGGAAATCAGGCTAGCATCAGGTCAACATACAGATCTCTCTCCTCAGCAAAAAAACTGGGCATGGAAGGCCAAGGAGCCTGTGAAATGCTGA